A single window of Granulicella mallensis MP5ACTX8 DNA harbors:
- a CDS encoding cupredoxin domain-containing protein, whose amino-acid sequence MKFKALTSSFVLAILATVLFFAHRSNAQEAPRRIEIVAKRFDFTPGDITLKKGVPVVIAFTSQDVSHGVKFKELDLVVASKKGETKEINFTPTQVGTFVGQCSVFCGSGHGGMKMTLHVTE is encoded by the coding sequence ATGAAATTCAAGGCCTTAACGTCATCGTTTGTCCTTGCCATACTCGCCACCGTCCTCTTCTTTGCGCATCGTTCCAATGCGCAGGAAGCTCCCCGCCGCATCGAGATCGTTGCCAAGCGCTTTGACTTCACCCCCGGGGATATCACCCTCAAGAAGGGTGTTCCGGTTGTCATTGCCTTCACCAGCCAGGATGTATCGCACGGCGTCAAGTTCAAGGAACTCGACCTCGTGGTCGCTTCCAAGAAGGGTGAGACCAAAGAGATCAACTTCACCCCGACGCAGGTGGGCACGTTTGTCGGGCAGTGCTCTGTGTTCTGCGGATCGGGCCACGGCGGCATGAAGATGACGCTGCACGTGACGGAGTAA
- a CDS encoding c-type cytochrome, producing MRRLLSIALSGTALLGAVSLVGGCKVGTPSKLEKNIVVATKHHVTVGNKSEKNPIPYTADNLATGKEAFGHYCVACHGMDGQNTGVPFADRMSPPLPPLTAPEVQSYTDGQLKWVIDNGLSPSGMPASKGTLSDDEIWSIVLFLRHLPPAGSAGEPEMYSH from the coding sequence ATGCGGCGACTTCTCTCTATCGCTTTGTCGGGCACAGCGCTTCTGGGCGCTGTGTCCCTGGTTGGCGGCTGCAAGGTTGGTACGCCGTCGAAGCTGGAAAAGAACATCGTTGTGGCCACCAAGCATCACGTGACGGTGGGCAATAAGTCCGAGAAGAACCCCATTCCTTACACGGCCGACAATCTTGCGACCGGCAAGGAAGCCTTTGGGCACTATTGCGTTGCCTGCCACGGAATGGATGGACAAAACACCGGTGTTCCATTCGCGGACAGAATGTCGCCTCCGCTTCCTCCACTGACTGCGCCTGAGGTCCAGAGCTACACCGACGGGCAGTTGAAGTGGGTCATCGACAACGGTCTCTCTCCCTCTGGCATGCCTGCTTCCAAGGGCACGCTCAGCGACGACGAGATCTGGTCCATCGTCCTCTTTCTTCGCCATCTGCCGCCTGCCGGAAGTGCCGGCGAGCCTGAGATGTATTCGCACTAA
- a CDS encoding SLBB domain-containing protein, producing MTKQTTVRWVRRSRNLMLCLTVFAAMCGLLQAQQQPSTPTGAPPTEGTAGSSSSSSSTGAGLGLGLGLGSSASASSSDSTDSDSIDTQSTMGASNTDLSAGLGSSSSLTSHDSLTAAEIDDILQQRPELVPELKQLIADQLQLQGTAVQADSITDDMLYRQIATSASLRASITQWMLSRGYISQDDLHRSLAGADVDQRSTPGLDSLATLPGAGLGSGAFPTSPTTDSTSSFPSSTSSAPTMAQRTSPLDRRRNITDAPAVLRVPAPYNLLAMRDLYTQIPQDDTKLRRFGSDVFLNRANSTAMRASGGQTTVPLDLPVGPDYVLGPGDGLTINLWGGLSQSLTRVVDREGKIILPEAGALVVAGMTLEHAQATIQSALKSQFRDARIDVTVARLRTLRVYVVGDVQRPGAYDLSSLSTPLNALYAAGGPTSVGSLRTVRHYRGGKLVNDVDLYDFLLHGVRIDGERLESGDTLLIPPAGAEVAIYGMVKRPAIYEMKIAADGAKPDSTLAEMLDDAGGATVAAALDHITVERIKPNQERETITLDPAAAGTSNTPEASRQGITDFHVKDGDRIHVGAILPYSEHAIYVEGHVVRPGKYPYRDGMKLGDVIHSYQDLLPEPAAKGDVIRLVPPDLHAETIEFDVADAMIGNSTLTLQPFDTIRIFGRYEVDSPQVVIRGEVLRPGQYALSEGMTAAQLVKMAGGFKRDALLESADLTSYTIQGGKKVVSDRTAIGIGAAVQGNDRSADVSLKPGDILTIHQISGWSDIGSSIKLGGEVTYPGSYGLQEGERLSSVLRRAGGFRTTAYPDGAVLIRTGVKELEEKSRDELIRQIESQSVAARVPTSLNPQNQGPLLQAAQAQQAEILKQLRTQPVIGRMVIHVSADIDSWANTPDDIEMRRGDVLSVPKRPGFVLVTGQVYNGSAITFVPGKEASWYLRRAGGVNGVANKSEIFIIRANGIVIGKHSGEWYSGNVLSTHLNPGDIIVVPQKVIGSSIFWQNLLTVAQLSSSIAITAAVAGLL from the coding sequence ATGACGAAGCAAACGACAGTTCGATGGGTACGCCGCAGCCGCAACCTGATGCTGTGCCTAACCGTGTTTGCCGCAATGTGCGGCTTGCTGCAGGCTCAACAGCAGCCCTCCACACCGACCGGCGCGCCACCCACGGAGGGTACGGCGGGATCGTCCTCTTCCTCTTCTTCGACGGGTGCGGGTTTGGGATTGGGTCTGGGTCTGGGATCTTCTGCCTCCGCTTCTTCTTCGGACTCTACGGACTCCGACTCTATCGATACCCAGAGCACGATGGGAGCTTCGAACACGGATCTCAGTGCAGGCCTGGGCTCCAGCAGCAGTCTTACTTCGCATGACTCTCTGACGGCTGCCGAGATCGACGACATTCTTCAGCAGCGGCCGGAGCTGGTTCCGGAGCTGAAGCAGTTGATCGCCGATCAACTGCAGCTGCAGGGAACCGCGGTTCAGGCCGATTCGATCACGGACGATATGCTGTACCGGCAGATTGCCACCAGCGCCAGTCTGCGCGCGAGCATTACGCAGTGGATGCTTTCGCGCGGCTATATCTCGCAGGACGATCTGCATCGTTCGCTGGCGGGCGCGGATGTCGATCAGCGCTCCACTCCTGGGCTCGACTCGCTTGCCACGTTGCCCGGAGCAGGTCTTGGGAGTGGCGCCTTCCCAACGAGCCCGACGACGGACAGTACTTCTTCTTTCCCCAGCAGTACAAGCTCTGCGCCTACGATGGCGCAAAGGACCAGCCCACTCGACAGGCGTCGCAATATTACCGATGCGCCGGCGGTTCTTCGCGTTCCCGCACCCTACAACCTTCTCGCCATGCGCGATCTTTACACGCAGATCCCGCAGGATGATACGAAGCTCAGGCGCTTCGGCTCCGATGTGTTTCTCAACCGCGCCAATTCGACTGCCATGCGTGCGAGCGGCGGCCAGACCACGGTGCCGCTCGACCTTCCCGTAGGTCCTGACTATGTGCTCGGCCCGGGCGATGGGCTCACGATCAATCTCTGGGGCGGTCTCTCGCAGAGCCTTACGCGCGTTGTCGATCGCGAAGGCAAGATCATCCTGCCGGAAGCCGGAGCGCTTGTCGTCGCCGGCATGACACTGGAGCACGCGCAGGCCACGATTCAGAGCGCGTTGAAGAGTCAGTTCCGCGACGCGCGCATCGATGTGACTGTTGCGCGTCTGCGCACGCTGAGGGTCTATGTTGTCGGCGATGTACAGCGGCCTGGCGCTTATGACCTGAGTTCGCTCTCGACGCCTCTGAATGCTTTGTATGCAGCGGGTGGGCCGACCTCTGTAGGCTCTCTGCGTACGGTGCGCCACTACCGTGGTGGGAAGCTGGTCAATGACGTCGACCTCTATGACTTCCTGCTGCATGGCGTGCGAATCGATGGTGAGCGGCTGGAGTCAGGCGATACGCTGCTGATCCCTCCTGCAGGAGCCGAGGTCGCTATCTACGGCATGGTGAAGCGCCCTGCGATCTACGAAATGAAGATCGCCGCTGATGGCGCGAAGCCTGATTCCACGCTGGCGGAGATGCTGGACGACGCAGGCGGCGCTACCGTGGCGGCGGCTCTCGACCACATCACGGTTGAACGCATCAAGCCAAACCAGGAGCGCGAGACCATCACGCTCGACCCGGCCGCTGCGGGTACTTCGAATACACCCGAAGCTTCGCGCCAGGGCATCACTGATTTTCACGTCAAGGATGGAGATCGCATTCACGTTGGCGCGATTCTTCCGTACAGCGAACACGCGATCTATGTAGAGGGACATGTCGTTCGTCCTGGGAAGTATCCCTATCGCGACGGCATGAAGCTCGGCGACGTGATCCACAGCTATCAGGACTTGCTGCCGGAGCCCGCGGCGAAGGGTGATGTCATTCGCCTGGTTCCGCCGGATCTCCATGCGGAGACGATCGAGTTCGATGTAGCCGATGCCATGATCGGGAACTCCACCCTGACGCTGCAGCCCTTCGATACGATTCGGATCTTCGGACGATATGAGGTTGACTCTCCCCAGGTGGTGATTCGCGGCGAGGTTCTGCGCCCCGGTCAATATGCCCTCTCCGAGGGCATGACGGCGGCCCAACTGGTGAAGATGGCCGGTGGATTCAAGCGTGATGCTCTGCTTGAGTCGGCCGATCTTACGAGCTACACCATTCAGGGTGGCAAGAAGGTCGTCAGCGATCGTACGGCCATCGGCATTGGGGCAGCGGTGCAGGGCAATGACCGCAGTGCGGATGTTTCCTTGAAGCCTGGCGACATTCTGACCATTCATCAGATCTCCGGATGGAGTGACATCGGCTCTTCCATCAAGCTCGGGGGAGAGGTCACCTATCCCGGAAGCTATGGTCTGCAGGAGGGCGAACGACTGAGCTCTGTTCTGCGTCGCGCAGGCGGCTTCCGCACTACGGCTTATCCGGATGGTGCGGTGCTCATACGCACAGGGGTCAAGGAGCTGGAGGAGAAGAGCAGAGATGAGCTCATCCGCCAGATCGAGTCGCAGTCGGTCGCGGCGCGTGTTCCTACCAGCCTCAATCCGCAGAACCAGGGACCGCTCCTGCAGGCTGCTCAAGCGCAGCAGGCAGAGATCCTGAAGCAGTTGCGCACGCAGCCTGTGATCGGCCGCATGGTCATCCATGTCAGCGCCGATATCGATAGCTGGGCTAATACTCCGGACGATATCGAGATGCGCCGCGGCGATGTGCTGAGTGTGCCCAAGCGGCCCGGCTTCGTGCTGGTCACCGGCCAGGTCTACAACGGCTCAGCGATTACCTTCGTTCCCGGCAAGGAAGCCAGTTGGTATCTCCGTCGGGCTGGTGGTGTGAACGGAGTTGCCAACAAGAGCGAGATCTTCATCATTCGCGCGAATGGAATCGTCATCGGCAAGCACTCGGGTGAGTGGTACTCCGGCAACGTTCTTTCCACGCACCTCAATCCCGGCGACATCATCGTTGTCCCGCAGAAGGTCATTGGCAGCTCCATCTTCTGGCAGAACTTACTCACGGTCGCTCAACTTAGTTCCTCCATTGCCATTACGGCGGCGGTTGCAGGGCTTCTCTAA